In Enterobacter cloacae, the following are encoded in one genomic region:
- a CDS encoding membrane protein, translating to MNAILYGLVVVIWGTTWIAIFLQQGTVAAPVSIFWRFAVACATMMIVLTALRRLRKLSLRDHLFCVVQGCCVFCFNFWCFYTAAAHINTGLESVIFSMAVLYNAINSFIFFGQRPPARFWTAATLGLVGIITLFWNDLLASGWSASLLTGIGLSALGTYGFSLGNMISLRHQRNGLETMTTNAWAMLYGTLVMGLIALLRGDNFMPEWNVSYIGALLYLAIFGSVIAFGAYFTLVGRIGPGKAAYSTLLFPLVALSISTVYEGYEWHINGIIGLLLILGGNMVMFTKPETWFRRLRTA from the coding sequence ATGAACGCAATACTGTATGGGCTGGTGGTGGTTATCTGGGGAACAACCTGGATTGCCATTTTTCTGCAACAGGGCACGGTTGCTGCTCCTGTGTCGATATTCTGGCGCTTCGCCGTGGCCTGCGCCACGATGATGATCGTATTAACCGCCCTTCGCCGTTTACGCAAGCTGTCACTGCGGGATCACCTCTTTTGTGTTGTTCAGGGATGCTGCGTTTTCTGCTTCAATTTCTGGTGCTTTTACACCGCGGCTGCGCACATCAATACCGGGCTGGAGTCGGTGATTTTCTCTATGGCGGTACTCTATAACGCCATCAACAGCTTTATCTTCTTTGGACAACGTCCTCCTGCCCGCTTCTGGACGGCAGCAACGCTGGGTCTGGTGGGGATCATCACGCTCTTCTGGAACGACCTGCTGGCAAGCGGCTGGAGCGCCTCACTGCTTACCGGTATTGGTCTTTCTGCCCTCGGCACCTATGGGTTCTCGCTGGGCAACATGATAAGCCTTCGCCACCAGCGAAACGGGCTTGAAACCATGACCACCAACGCCTGGGCAATGCTCTACGGCACACTGGTGATGGGGCTGATTGCACTCTTGCGCGGCGACAACTTTATGCCTGAGTGGAACGTGAGTTACATCGGTGCGCTGCTCTATCTGGCGATCTTTGGCTCGGTGATTGCGTTCGGGGCATACTTTACGCTGGTGGGGCGTATCGGCCCGGGCAAAGCGGCTTACAGCACCCTGCTGTTCCCGCTGGTCGCGCTGTCTATCTCAACGGTTTACGAGGGATACGAATGGCACATCAATGGAATTATCGGCCTGCTGTTGATTCTTGGCGGGAATATGGTGATGTTCACGAAGCCGGAAACCTGGTTCCGCCGTCTGCGCACGGCGTAA
- a CDS encoding AraC family transcriptional regulator, translated as MSRAYDTFETLRQQNAVLRETVALNSGIQLAAWYNKHDTITVKSDHHTLSLYVADGYESYQKTPGGWKNGGGPDRFCLMPKESESTWDIRDDLSFVHLYCTDEHLRDVGEKIWDRRPVSLTLDEKIFGSDPKITALYRQFLLGCDWQQKANQLTLSTASTLLLTHLLQNYASVQWKLPVVTGGLSPFVLRNVLAFIEENLSEPLTLAELADQAALSEYHFARMFRQSMGQAPHQYVMLRRMEKAKVLVQHTAKPLTEIALACGFNSASHFSNRFRSVMGMTPSQLRTANV; from the coding sequence ATGTCTCGCGCTTACGACACCTTTGAAACGCTACGCCAACAGAATGCAGTGCTGCGGGAAACCGTTGCGCTTAACTCTGGCATTCAGCTGGCGGCCTGGTACAACAAGCACGATACGATAACGGTCAAAAGCGATCATCACACGCTCAGCCTGTACGTGGCAGACGGCTACGAAAGCTATCAAAAAACGCCGGGTGGCTGGAAGAATGGGGGTGGCCCGGATCGTTTTTGTCTGATGCCGAAAGAAAGCGAATCCACGTGGGATATCCGCGACGATTTGTCGTTCGTCCATCTCTACTGTACTGATGAGCACCTGCGCGATGTCGGCGAGAAAATCTGGGATCGGCGGCCAGTGTCGTTGACGCTGGATGAAAAGATCTTCGGCAGCGACCCGAAAATCACCGCGCTCTACCGCCAGTTTTTGCTTGGCTGTGACTGGCAGCAAAAGGCCAATCAGCTGACGCTGAGCACGGCATCTACGCTGTTACTGACCCACCTGTTGCAGAATTACGCCAGCGTGCAGTGGAAGTTGCCGGTAGTCACCGGCGGGCTGTCGCCGTTTGTGCTGCGAAATGTGCTCGCGTTTATTGAAGAGAACCTTTCTGAGCCGCTGACGCTTGCGGAACTGGCCGATCAGGCTGCGCTGAGCGAATATCACTTCGCCAGAATGTTCCGCCAGTCGATGGGGCAAGCACCGCATCAGTACGTGATGCTGCGGCGAATGGAGAAGGCCAAAGTGCTGGTGCAGCACACGGCGAAGCCACTCACAGAGATTGCGCTGGCCTGCGGATTTAACTCTGCAAGCCACTTCAGTAACCGTTTTCGCAGCGTGATGGGGATGACCCCGTCGCAATTACGCACGGCGAACGTGTGA
- a CDS encoding benzoate transporter — MRSSTSLFPAVLAGFVAVLVGYASSAAIIWQAAVAAGANAHQVAGWMTALGIGMGVSTLALSWWYKAPVLTAWSTPGAALLATSLHGVTLAETIGVFIFANALILLCGVTGLFARLMKLIPHSLAAAMLAGVLLRFGLQAFSHLEGHFLLCGSMLAAWIIAKARAPRYAIVATLLTGGIVAWPGGDVVTNNVTLSVVMPQFIAPTFTLTSLVSIGLPFFLVTMASQNAPGFATMKASGYPLAVSPLMIFTGGLALLLSPFGVYSICIAAITAAICQSPDAHPDAGKRWLAAIAAGVFYLLAGIFGGSITGLMAALPLSWIQTLAGLALLGTISGSLYQALHNVTERDAAIVTFLMTASGVTILGIGSAFWGLVLGGLCYAVFSHVRRA, encoded by the coding sequence ATGCGCAGTTCGACTTCTCTCTTTCCGGCCGTTCTTGCCGGCTTTGTTGCGGTTCTGGTGGGATATGCCAGTTCTGCCGCCATCATCTGGCAAGCCGCCGTCGCGGCTGGGGCAAATGCCCACCAGGTCGCCGGGTGGATGACCGCGCTTGGGATCGGTATGGGAGTCAGTACGCTGGCACTGTCATGGTGGTATAAAGCGCCAGTCCTCACCGCCTGGTCAACGCCCGGCGCAGCGCTGTTAGCCACCAGCCTGCACGGAGTAACGCTTGCCGAAACCATCGGCGTGTTTATCTTTGCCAATGCGCTCATTCTGCTGTGTGGCGTCACCGGATTATTTGCGCGCCTGATGAAACTCATCCCACATTCACTGGCCGCCGCCATGCTGGCAGGCGTGTTGTTGCGCTTTGGGTTGCAGGCGTTTAGCCATCTTGAAGGACATTTTCTGCTGTGCGGCAGCATGCTGGCGGCATGGATAATTGCCAAAGCGCGTGCACCACGGTATGCCATTGTTGCGACTCTGCTGACAGGCGGGATCGTGGCATGGCCTGGAGGTGACGTTGTCACAAATAATGTGACATTATCTGTTGTGATGCCGCAGTTTATCGCCCCGACATTTACCCTCACCAGTCTGGTGAGCATTGGCTTACCCTTCTTTCTGGTGACGATGGCCTCGCAAAATGCCCCCGGATTCGCCACGATGAAGGCATCTGGCTATCCGCTGGCGGTATCGCCGCTGATGATCTTCACCGGCGGGCTGGCGTTGCTGCTGTCACCCTTTGGCGTCTATTCCATCTGTATTGCGGCCATTACCGCCGCGATTTGCCAGAGTCCGGATGCCCACCCGGATGCCGGAAAACGCTGGCTGGCGGCCATTGCGGCGGGCGTTTTTTACCTGCTGGCGGGTATTTTCGGGGGGTCCATTACCGGGTTGATGGCCGCCCTGCCGCTGAGCTGGATCCAGACGCTGGCTGGGCTGGCGCTGCTGGGCACCATCAGCGGGAGCTTATATCAGGCATTGCATAACGTTACTGAGCGTGACGCGGCGATTGTCACGTTTCTGATGACCGCCAGCGGTGTGACTATCCTGGGTATTGGCTCGGCATTCTGGGGGCTGGTACTCGGTGGGTTGTGCTATGCCGTGTTTTCACACGTTCGCCGTGCGTAA
- a CDS encoding XRE family transcriptional regulator produces MEITQHLATTLKIQRQARGWSLSKLSEETGVSKAMLGQIERNESSPTVSTLWKIATGLNVPFSAFITPEADRQAIFDPQQQAMVVKPLFPWDETLKFDHFSITLAPGALSESTPHEAGVIEHVVVISGELEMNIEGVWRTIYADSGVRFAGDKPHAYRNSSARTVHFHSLIHYPR; encoded by the coding sequence ATGGAAATTACACAACATCTTGCTACTACACTGAAAATACAGCGTCAGGCGAGGGGCTGGAGCCTGTCGAAGCTGTCGGAAGAGACGGGCGTTTCAAAAGCGATGCTGGGGCAAATTGAGCGCAATGAATCCAGCCCGACGGTATCCACGCTATGGAAAATTGCCACCGGGTTGAATGTCCCGTTTTCCGCATTTATTACGCCGGAGGCGGACAGGCAGGCCATCTTTGACCCGCAGCAGCAGGCGATGGTGGTGAAACCCTTATTCCCGTGGGATGAAACGCTGAAATTCGATCATTTCTCGATCACACTGGCACCGGGTGCCCTGAGCGAGTCCACGCCGCACGAGGCTGGCGTGATTGAACATGTGGTGGTGATAAGTGGCGAGCTGGAGATGAATATCGAGGGTGTATGGCGCACAATTTATGCCGATTCAGGTGTACGTTTCGCCGGCGATAAACCACATGCGTACCGCAACAGCAGCGCCCGGACGGTGCATTTTCACTCCCTCATTCATTATCCCCGCTGA
- a CDS encoding protease has protein sequence MRLQSHHLELLSPARDAAIAREAILHGADAVYIGGPGFGARHNASNSLSDIAELVPFAHRFGAKVFVTLNTILHDDELEPAQRLITDLYQAGVDALIVQDMGVLELDIPPIELHASTQCDIRTAEKAKFLSDAGFSQIVLARELNLNQIRDIHQTTDATIEFFIHGALCVAYSGQCNISHAQTGRSANRGDCSQACRLPYTLKDDQGRVVAFEKHLLSMKDNDQTANLGALIDAGVRSFKIEGRYKDMSYVKNITAHYRQMLDAIIDDRGDLARASAGRTEHFFIPSTDKTFHRGSTDYFVNARKGDIGAFDSPKFIGLPVGEVLKVAKDHLDVEVTEPLANGDGLNVMIKREVVGFRANTVEKTGENRYRVWPNEMPADLYKARPNAALNRNLDHNWQQALLKTSSERRIAVDIELGGWEEQLILTMTCEDGISVTHTLDGMFEVANNAEKALNSLRDGVAKLGQTLYYARNIDVTLPDALFVPNSLLNQFRRETAEMLDDARLANYPRGSRKAEAVPAPVYPDTHLSFLANVYNHKAREFYHRHGVQLIDAAYEAHEEKGDVPVMITKHCLRFAFNLCPKQAKGNIKSWKATPMQLVNGDEVLTLKFDCRPCEMHVIGKMKNHIFKMPQPGSVVASVSPEELMKTLPKRKGS, from the coding sequence ATGCGCCTGCAATCCCATCATCTTGAACTTTTAAGCCCGGCCCGCGACGCCGCCATTGCCCGTGAAGCGATCCTTCACGGCGCGGATGCGGTCTACATCGGTGGCCCTGGCTTCGGTGCCCGCCATAACGCCAGCAACAGTCTGAGCGACATTGCTGAGCTGGTACCGTTCGCCCATCGCTTTGGGGCGAAGGTGTTCGTGACCCTGAACACCATTCTTCATGATGATGAACTGGAGCCTGCACAACGTCTGATAACCGATCTCTATCAGGCCGGGGTCGATGCCCTGATCGTCCAGGACATGGGCGTGCTGGAGCTGGATATCCCGCCGATTGAGCTGCACGCCAGTACCCAGTGTGATATCCGCACGGCAGAGAAGGCGAAGTTTCTCTCCGACGCCGGTTTTTCTCAGATTGTGCTGGCGCGTGAGCTGAACCTGAACCAGATCCGCGACATTCACCAGACGACGGACGCGACCATTGAGTTCTTTATCCACGGTGCGCTCTGCGTGGCCTATTCCGGGCAGTGTAATATTTCCCATGCCCAGACTGGCCGCAGTGCTAACCGGGGCGACTGCTCGCAGGCTTGCCGCCTGCCGTATACCCTGAAAGACGATCAGGGGCGCGTTGTGGCGTTCGAAAAGCACCTGCTTTCCATGAAGGATAACGATCAGACCGCCAACCTGGGCGCGCTGATAGACGCAGGCGTACGCTCCTTCAAGATTGAAGGGCGTTACAAAGACATGAGCTATGTGAAGAACATTACCGCGCATTATCGCCAGATGCTGGATGCCATCATTGACGATCGCGGTGATCTGGCGCGTGCCTCTGCTGGTCGCACCGAGCATTTCTTTATTCCGTCGACGGACAAGACTTTCCATCGCGGCAGCACCGACTACTTTGTGAATGCCCGTAAAGGTGACATCGGTGCATTTGATTCACCGAAGTTTATCGGTTTGCCGGTAGGTGAAGTGCTGAAAGTGGCGAAAGATCACCTGGACGTTGAGGTCACTGAACCCCTGGCGAACGGTGACGGGCTGAACGTGATGATTAAGCGTGAAGTGGTGGGTTTCCGCGCCAATACGGTAGAAAAAACCGGGGAAAATCGCTATCGCGTGTGGCCGAATGAAATGCCGGCCGATCTCTACAAAGCACGTCCGAACGCAGCGCTGAACCGCAACCTTGACCACAACTGGCAGCAGGCGCTGCTGAAAACGTCCAGCGAACGCCGCATTGCGGTGGATATCGAGCTGGGTGGCTGGGAAGAACAGCTGATCCTGACCATGACCTGCGAAGACGGCATCAGCGTGACGCATACCCTCGACGGCATGTTTGAGGTGGCGAACAATGCGGAAAAAGCGCTCAACAGCCTCAGAGACGGCGTGGCAAAACTGGGACAGACGCTCTATTACGCGCGCAATATCGACGTCACTCTGCCGGATGCTCTGTTTGTCCCTAACAGCCTGTTAAACCAGTTCCGCCGTGAAACGGCAGAGATGCTGGATGATGCGCGTCTGGCAAACTATCCGCGTGGCAGTCGCAAGGCCGAAGCTGTGCCCGCGCCGGTTTACCCTGACACGCACTTATCTTTCCTGGCGAACGTCTATAACCATAAAGCGCGTGAATTTTATCATCGGCACGGTGTTCAGCTGATTGATGCGGCTTATGAAGCGCATGAAGAGAAGGGCGATGTGCCGGTGATGATCACCAAGCACTGCCTGCGTTTTGCATTTAACCTGTGTCCAAAACAGGCAAAAGGCAATATTAAGAGCTGGAAAGCCACGCCAATGCAGCTGGTCAATGGCGACGAAGTGCTGACGCTTAAATTTGATTGCCGTCCGTGTGAAATGCATGTGATTGGCAAGATGAAGAACCATATTTTCAAAATGCCACAACCCGGCAGCGTTGTGGCGTCCGTTAGCCCGGAAGAGCTGATGAAAACCCTGCCAAAGCGTAAAGGCAGCTAA
- a CDS encoding transcriptional regulator FtrA, whose translation MRPCMPENSKKMTNLRQVSRPLVVVLAYDGLCTFEFGVAVEIFGLSRPELGDAWYRFAVAGIDAGELRATGGIRIMIDGDISLLASADRIIIPGWRGLDSPVPDALCDALRQASARGCQLLSICSGVFVLAASGLLNGRKATTHWRYIEALKTRFPAISVVEDVLYQDEGDILTSAGSAAGIDLCLHVVRRDFGMETANSVARRLVIPPHRDGSQPQQLSRPVAQLRESQRLGKLFDFLHNHLAESHSIDSLACRVGMSQRTFLRRFQDATGTTPARWLLTERLLRAKDYLESSRLSIDSIAEQTGFGQAATLRHHFRQHFALSPAQYRKQFVRSDQ comes from the coding sequence ATGCGCCCGTGTATGCCAGAAAACAGCAAAAAGATGACAAACTTAAGACAGGTTTCCCGCCCGCTGGTGGTTGTGCTGGCGTATGACGGTTTGTGTACCTTTGAGTTTGGTGTGGCCGTTGAAATCTTTGGCCTGTCGCGCCCTGAACTGGGTGACGCGTGGTATCGTTTTGCCGTGGCAGGCATCGATGCCGGTGAACTTCGGGCGACAGGCGGGATCCGCATCATGATCGATGGCGATATCAGTCTGTTAGCGTCTGCGGATCGGATCATCATTCCGGGCTGGCGGGGTCTGGACTCTCCGGTTCCCGATGCGCTCTGCGACGCATTACGCCAGGCCAGCGCGCGAGGGTGTCAGTTGCTGTCCATCTGCTCAGGTGTCTTTGTGCTGGCCGCTTCCGGCCTGCTTAACGGGCGCAAAGCCACGACACACTGGCGCTATATTGAAGCACTTAAGACCCGGTTCCCGGCCATCAGCGTGGTTGAAGATGTACTTTATCAGGACGAAGGTGACATCCTGACTTCCGCAGGCAGCGCGGCAGGCATAGATTTATGTTTGCATGTTGTGCGGCGGGATTTTGGGATGGAAACCGCCAACAGCGTTGCGCGCCGTCTGGTCATCCCTCCACACCGTGATGGCTCACAGCCGCAGCAACTCAGCCGCCCGGTGGCACAACTACGAGAGAGCCAGCGATTAGGGAAGTTGTTTGATTTTCTGCATAATCATCTGGCCGAATCCCACAGCATCGATTCACTGGCGTGCCGGGTCGGCATGAGCCAGCGCACCTTTCTTCGCCGTTTCCAGGATGCGACAGGAACAACCCCTGCCCGCTGGCTGCTCACTGAACGTCTGCTGCGGGCAAAAGATTACCTGGAAAGTAGCCGTTTAAGTATCGACAGCATTGCGGAACAAACCGGCTTTGGCCAGGCTGCAACCTTACGCCACCATTTCCGCCAGCATTTTGCGCTATCTCCGGCTCAGTATCGCAAGCAGTTTGTACGTTCTGACCAATAA
- a CDS encoding rhodanese, producing the protein MSYVTEFPAAEPQEAVAHFLCRLSVETDCADVHHALVNHEQDFVLLHVVGNPEQFACRHVPGALHLPWRQITAERMAHWPADTLFVVYCAGPHCNGADRAALKLARLGLPVKIMTGGMTGWEDEQFEFASHTLVSAS; encoded by the coding sequence ATGAGCTATGTTACTGAATTTCCGGCTGCAGAGCCGCAGGAAGCCGTCGCGCATTTTCTGTGTCGGCTGAGTGTTGAGACAGATTGTGCCGATGTTCACCATGCTCTGGTGAACCATGAGCAGGACTTTGTTCTGCTGCACGTGGTAGGTAACCCGGAACAATTTGCCTGCCGCCATGTACCCGGTGCCCTGCACTTGCCCTGGAGACAGATAACGGCAGAGCGCATGGCACACTGGCCTGCCGACACGCTGTTTGTGGTTTACTGCGCAGGGCCACACTGTAACGGTGCAGACAGAGCCGCGCTAAAGCTGGCGCGTCTGGGATTACCGGTCAAAATCATGACGGGCGGTATGACTGGCTGGGAAGATGAACAGTTTGAATTTGCCAGCCATACGCTGGTTTCCGCATCGTGA
- the livK gene encoding urea ABC transporter substrate-binding protein: MHRRTLLKAFALSASVVAMGMSFGVQAADTIKVGIMHSLSGTMAISETPLKDVALMTIDEINAKGGVLGKKLEPVVVDPASNWPLFAEKARQLLSKDNVAVVFGCWTSVSRKSVLPVFEELNGLLFYPVQYEGEEMSPNVFYTGAAPNQQAIPAVEYLMSEDGGSAKRFFLLGTDYVYPRTTNKILRAFLHSKGVKDQDIEEVYTPFGHSDYQTIVASIKKFSAGGKTAVVSTINGDSNVPFYKELANQGLKATDVPVVAFSVGEEELRGIDTKPLVGNLAAWNYFESVDNPTNQAFVADYKAYAKAHKLPNADTVVTNDPMEATYVGIHMWAQAVEKAGSTDVDKVRAAMAGQSFKAPSGFTLTMDETNHHLHKPVMIGEIEGNGQFNVVWQTEQPVRAQPWSPFIAGNDKKPDQPMKTASN, from the coding sequence ATGCACCGTCGTACCTTGTTAAAAGCTTTTGCACTGTCGGCCTCCGTGGTCGCGATGGGAATGAGTTTTGGCGTGCAGGCTGCCGATACCATTAAAGTGGGGATCATGCATTCGTTGTCCGGCACGATGGCAATCTCCGAAACGCCCCTGAAAGATGTCGCCCTGATGACCATTGACGAGATCAATGCCAAAGGGGGTGTGCTGGGTAAAAAACTGGAACCGGTGGTGGTTGACCCGGCCTCAAACTGGCCGCTGTTTGCCGAGAAAGCCCGCCAGCTGTTGAGCAAGGACAACGTGGCGGTGGTATTCGGTTGCTGGACGTCAGTATCGCGTAAATCGGTATTGCCGGTATTTGAAGAGCTGAACGGTCTGTTGTTCTACCCGGTGCAATATGAAGGTGAAGAGATGTCACCTAACGTCTTTTATACCGGTGCAGCGCCAAACCAGCAGGCTATTCCGGCGGTGGAATACCTGATGAGTGAAGATGGTGGCAGCGCAAAACGTTTCTTCCTGTTGGGTACCGATTACGTTTACCCACGAACCACCAACAAGATCCTGCGCGCCTTCCTGCATTCGAAAGGGGTTAAAGACCAGGATATCGAAGAGGTCTACACCCCGTTTGGTCATAGCGACTACCAGACCATCGTTGCCAGTATCAAGAAATTCTCCGCAGGCGGGAAAACGGCGGTGGTGTCGACCATCAACGGGGATTCCAACGTCCCGTTCTATAAAGAGCTGGCTAACCAGGGTCTGAAAGCGACCGATGTGCCGGTGGTAGCCTTCTCCGTGGGAGAAGAAGAACTGCGCGGGATAGACACCAAACCGCTGGTCGGCAATCTGGCAGCATGGAACTACTTTGAATCCGTTGATAACCCAACCAACCAGGCCTTTGTGGCGGATTATAAAGCGTACGCGAAGGCACATAAGCTGCCGAATGCCGATACCGTGGTGACTAATGACCCGATGGAGGCCACTTACGTTGGCATTCACATGTGGGCGCAGGCAGTCGAAAAAGCGGGCTCGACTGATGTAGATAAAGTTCGCGCGGCAATGGCTGGCCAGTCTTTTAAAGCACCGTCAGGCTTCACGCTCACGATGGATGAGACCAACCACCACCTGCATAAGCCGGTCATGATTGGCGAAATCGAAGGTAACGGCCAGTTTAACGTCGTCTGGCAGACTGAACAGCCAGTACGTGCTCAGCCCTGGAGCCCATTCATCGCAGGGAATGACAAAAAACCTGACCAGCCGATGAAAACCGCCAGTAACTAA
- the livH gene encoding branched-chain amino acid ABC transporter permease produces the protein MNAMRMIIAIVWLTGLLPGMAQASDADNFVAANRSQQAAMLTQWATSPEVARLPLLQALQNENLFIDSQKHAFVRSNGEMVALGASTVATGPTKAVRLTNRLRVLAGSALAMHQLISDNVTERRAAARQLQRDVQPDMLNFLQKRVSGETDDVARQSLLMALANLQLASPQADVRRKAIELLGQSDDPDVQAKLTPFTRPPMEPDASVRAAAQESLSHIQHRLMWGDLLGQAFMGLSLGSVLLLAALGLAITYGLLGVINMAHGEMLMLGAYATWMVQQAMAQLTPQWLALYPIVALPVAFMLTASVGMVLERTIIRHLYGRPLETLLATWGISLMIIQLVRMTFGAQNLEVANPAWLSGGVQVFANLTLPWNRIVVLGFVLLVLFFTWLILNKTRLGLNVRAVTQNRSMAACCGVPTGRVDMLAFGLGSGIAGLGGVALSQLGNVGPELGQGYIIDSFLVVVLGGVGQLAGSVVAAFGLGIFNKILEPQLGAVLGKILILVAIILFIQKRPQGLFALKGRVID, from the coding sequence ATGAACGCCATGCGCATGATCATCGCTATTGTGTGGCTTACCGGACTGCTGCCAGGGATGGCGCAGGCATCGGATGCCGATAATTTTGTTGCTGCGAATCGCAGCCAGCAGGCGGCAATGCTGACGCAGTGGGCGACTTCGCCGGAGGTGGCCCGGCTGCCGTTGCTCCAGGCATTACAGAACGAAAACCTCTTTATCGACAGCCAAAAACACGCCTTCGTGCGAAGTAATGGCGAGATGGTCGCGCTGGGTGCGTCAACAGTGGCGACAGGGCCAACCAAAGCCGTGCGTCTGACTAACCGTCTGCGCGTTCTGGCAGGCTCGGCGCTGGCTATGCATCAACTGATAAGTGACAACGTCACAGAAAGGCGTGCCGCTGCCCGTCAGCTACAGCGTGATGTTCAGCCTGATATGCTCAATTTTCTGCAAAAACGGGTGAGCGGCGAAACGGATGATGTGGCCCGTCAGTCGCTGTTGATGGCGCTGGCTAATCTTCAGCTGGCAAGCCCACAGGCCGATGTTCGGCGTAAGGCCATCGAGTTGTTGGGGCAGTCTGATGACCCGGATGTTCAGGCAAAACTGACGCCGTTCACCCGGCCGCCGATGGAGCCAGATGCAAGTGTTCGCGCTGCCGCTCAGGAGAGCCTGAGCCATATTCAGCACCGTCTGATGTGGGGTGACTTGCTGGGGCAAGCGTTTATGGGGCTTTCATTGGGGTCGGTGCTGCTGCTGGCTGCTCTGGGGCTGGCAATCACGTATGGCTTACTGGGCGTCATCAATATGGCTCACGGCGAGATGCTGATGCTGGGAGCCTATGCGACCTGGATGGTGCAACAGGCGATGGCGCAACTGACTCCCCAGTGGCTGGCGCTGTATCCCATTGTCGCGCTGCCGGTCGCGTTTATGCTGACGGCCAGTGTCGGGATGGTTCTGGAGCGTACGATTATTCGTCATCTGTATGGTCGACCGCTGGAAACGCTGCTGGCGACATGGGGGATCAGCCTGATGATTATTCAGCTGGTGCGCATGACCTTTGGTGCTCAAAACCTGGAGGTGGCCAACCCGGCCTGGCTTTCCGGTGGCGTGCAGGTTTTTGCCAACCTGACGCTACCGTGGAACCGCATTGTGGTGCTGGGTTTTGTGCTGCTGGTGCTGTTCTTCACCTGGCTCATTCTGAATAAAACCCGCCTTGGTCTGAACGTGCGCGCGGTGACGCAAAACCGCAGCATGGCGGCCTGCTGCGGGGTTCCGACCGGGCGTGTCGATATGCTGGCCTTTGGGCTGGGTTCCGGGATTGCCGGTTTAGGCGGCGTGGCGTTATCTCAGCTAGGCAACGTGGGGCCGGAACTGGGCCAGGGCTACATCATCGACTCTTTCCTGGTGGTGGTGTTGGGCGGCGTTGGTCAACTGGCGGGCAGCGTGGTTGCCGCGTTTGGTCTGGGGATTTTCAATAAAATTCTTGAGCCGCAGCTGGGGGCCGTGCTTGGCAAAATCCTGATCCTGGTGGCGATCATTCTGTTTATTCAGAAGCGTCCACAGGGGTTGTTTGCACTGAAAGGGAGGGTTATTGACTGA